In one window of Duganella dendranthematis DNA:
- a CDS encoding sulfonate ABC transporter substrate-binding protein has protein sequence MKKWICLLLALPLFTQAAEIKIGFQKSAGLLSMMKTQGASLPGHTIKWIEFPAGPQMLEALNAGSIDFGSTGAPPPIFAQAGGVDLLYVGAEPAPVNSEAIIVPKDSRLRTVAELKGKRVAFQKGSGSHFLLASALQKAGLKISDITPIFLSPSDARAAFVSGGIDAWVVWDPYLASAQKAYQARVLADYTGLPLANGFYLASRKFAEQSPQLVSALLEHVKATGKWASEHQKEVSTLLTQQTGVPADIVATWMGRSRFGATPVTPDIVANQQRVADLFYQQKLIPKAVNIASHVWIWQPK, from the coding sequence ATGAAGAAATGGATTTGCTTGTTGCTGGCCCTTCCGCTGTTTACGCAGGCTGCGGAGATCAAGATCGGCTTTCAGAAAAGCGCCGGCTTGCTCAGCATGATGAAGACGCAAGGCGCATCGCTGCCCGGCCACACGATCAAATGGATCGAGTTCCCGGCGGGGCCGCAGATGCTGGAGGCCCTCAACGCCGGTAGCATCGATTTCGGCAGCACCGGCGCGCCGCCGCCGATCTTTGCGCAGGCTGGCGGCGTCGATCTGCTGTATGTGGGCGCCGAGCCGGCGCCGGTCAACAGCGAGGCGATTATCGTGCCGAAGGATTCCAGGCTGCGCACCGTGGCGGAGTTGAAAGGTAAACGCGTGGCGTTCCAGAAGGGCTCCGGCTCGCACTTCCTGCTGGCCTCCGCGTTGCAGAAGGCGGGTTTGAAGATTAGCGACATCACGCCGATCTTCCTGTCGCCATCCGATGCGCGGGCGGCGTTTGTCAGTGGCGGGATTGATGCGTGGGTGGTGTGGGATCCGTATCTGGCATCGGCGCAAAAGGCCTATCAGGCGCGCGTGCTGGCCGACTACACCGGCCTGCCGCTGGCCAACGGCTTCTATCTGGCCTCGCGCAAATTTGCCGAGCAGTCGCCGCAACTGGTGTCGGCCTTGCTGGAGCACGTCAAGGCCACCGGCAAGTGGGCGAGTGAGCACCAGAAGGAAGTCAGCACGCTGCTCACGCAGCAGACCGGCGTGCCGGCCGATATCGTGGCCACATGGATGGGCCGTTCGCGCTTCGGCGCGACGCCGGTAACGCCGGACATCGTCGCCAACCAGCAGCGCGTGGCCGACCTGTTCTACCAGCAGAAGCTGATCCCCAAAGCCGTCAACATCGCCAGCCACGTATGGATCTGGCAACCGAAGTAA
- a CDS encoding alpha/beta hydrolase family protein produces the protein MKAVSRMLVLAVALAAAQVGAQEYYGDFRPDAPELAARGPLQVGVRTLVAEHKDQLDILHATAGQPNPRYSRKLTLEVWYPARLAAGQKEHTVYTDVLGAGANDPKRPNTPFQFNGRAARDAAPAAGQGGRYPLVIVSHGYPGSRLQMSYLTENLASKGYVVVAIDHLESTRADKAGFPSTLLNRRLDDLFVLDTVAAWAKPGSGNFLAGVVDADNTALIGYSMGGYGALNAVGAGISASAVAYVPGGSLAINQQGNQQYEAQRDARIKAVVAFAPWGAANQVWDAAGLAGVRTPTLFISGDQDDVAGYKDGVLKLFEGTVHANRYLLTYVGGRHNSAPNPPSPAAWSNFDDFMAYSEPVWDSRRINNINQHFVTAFLGIQLKQQPFQSYLDLPPLQADGTAKPDPGLWKGFAKRTALGLEWRHLPAQ, from the coding sequence ATGAAAGCAGTAAGCAGGATGTTGGTGTTGGCGGTCGCTTTGGCGGCGGCGCAGGTCGGCGCGCAGGAATACTACGGCGATTTCCGTCCCGATGCGCCGGAACTGGCGGCACGCGGTCCGCTGCAAGTGGGCGTGCGCACGCTGGTGGCGGAACACAAGGACCAACTCGATATCCTGCATGCGACGGCCGGGCAGCCGAATCCACGCTATAGCCGCAAGCTAACGCTGGAGGTGTGGTATCCGGCGCGGCTGGCGGCCGGACAGAAGGAGCACACCGTCTATACCGACGTGCTGGGCGCCGGCGCCAATGATCCGAAGCGGCCGAATACGCCGTTCCAGTTCAACGGCCGCGCCGCGCGCGACGCCGCGCCAGCCGCAGGGCAGGGCGGGCGCTACCCGCTGGTGATCGTCTCGCACGGCTATCCCGGCTCGCGCCTGCAAATGAGTTACCTGACCGAGAACCTGGCGTCGAAAGGTTATGTCGTCGTCGCCATCGATCATCTCGAATCCACGCGCGCCGACAAAGCCGGTTTCCCGAGCACGCTGCTGAACCGCCGGCTGGACGACCTGTTCGTGCTGGACACCGTCGCCGCCTGGGCCAAGCCGGGCAGCGGCAACTTCCTGGCCGGTGTGGTGGACGCCGACAATACCGCCCTGATTGGCTACTCGATGGGCGGCTACGGCGCGCTGAACGCGGTCGGCGCCGGCATCAGCGCGTCGGCGGTGGCGTACGTCCCTGGCGGCAGCCTGGCGATCAACCAGCAGGGCAACCAGCAATACGAAGCGCAGCGCGACGCGCGCATCAAGGCCGTCGTGGCCTTCGCGCCGTGGGGCGCTGCCAACCAGGTGTGGGACGCAGCCGGGCTGGCCGGCGTGCGCACGCCGACGCTGTTCATCAGCGGCGACCAGGATGACGTGGCCGGCTACAAGGACGGCGTGCTTAAACTGTTCGAGGGCACGGTGCACGCCAACCGCTACCTGCTGACCTACGTTGGCGGCCGCCACAACTCGGCGCCGAATCCGCCGTCGCCGGCCGCATGGAGCAATTTCGACGACTTCATGGCCTATTCCGAGCCGGTGTGGGACAGCCGCCGTATCAACAACATCAACCAGCACTTTGTCACGGCTTTCCTCGGCATCCAGCTGAAACAGCAGCCGTTCCAATCCTACCTCGACCTGCCGCCGTTGCAAGCCGACGGCACCGCCAAGCCCGATCCCGGCCTGTGGAAGGGCTTCGCCAAACGTACCGCGCTCGGTCTGGAGTGGCGCCATCTGCCAGCGCAATGA
- a CDS encoding gamma-butyrobetaine hydroxylase-like domain-containing protein codes for MSKPVPTGLTVHNKSRVLDIDFDDGKSFAIPFELLRVYSPSAEVMGHGPGQEVLQVGKREVNIAGIEPVGNYAVQPTFSDGHNTGIFTWEYLYKLGNEKAALWDAYMDRLHASGFEGDSGRETGLSLTGPSSAAKSSGGGCGSGSCGCKS; via the coding sequence ATGAGCAAACCTGTCCCTACCGGCCTGACGGTCCACAACAAATCCCGCGTGCTGGATATCGATTTTGACGATGGCAAATCGTTTGCGATTCCGTTCGAGCTGCTGCGCGTATATTCGCCGTCGGCCGAGGTGATGGGACATGGTCCCGGCCAGGAAGTGCTACAAGTCGGCAAGCGTGAAGTGAACATCGCCGGCATCGAGCCAGTGGGCAACTACGCGGTGCAGCCGACCTTCTCGGATGGCCACAACACCGGCATCTTCACCTGGGAATACCTGTACAAGCTGGGCAACGAGAAGGCTGCGCTGTGGGACGCCTATATGGACCGCCTGCACGCCTCCGGCTTTGAAGGCGACAGCGGCCGCGAAACCGGCCTGTCCCTGACCGGCCCATCAAGCGCAGCGAAAAGCAGCGGCGGCGGTTGCGGCAGCGGCAGCTGCGGCTGCAAGTCCTGA
- a CDS encoding ubiquinone biosynthesis accessory factor UbiJ, with translation MISLNPGSFSAAPASAAINHLLAQEPWARQELLRHAGKTASIDAGSVALRLRVTADGYLEPAPTDEPARVTIRVKLSDLPLIAQNRERAFSYVQIEGDAEFANAISSLSKSLRWEAEHDLEKVVGPIIAVRAVSGAKAAFEAVKAGHQKLAENVAEFLLDEKQVLVRPHTVEAFSAEVNRLRDDVERTAKRLAKLEQKLGSQ, from the coding sequence ATGATTTCATTGAATCCAGGCAGTTTCTCCGCAGCGCCCGCCAGCGCCGCCATCAACCACTTGCTGGCGCAGGAGCCATGGGCGCGCCAGGAGTTGCTGCGTCACGCCGGTAAGACCGCCAGCATCGACGCCGGCAGCGTCGCGCTGCGCCTGCGCGTGACCGCCGACGGCTATCTGGAGCCCGCGCCCACCGACGAGCCGGCCCGCGTCACCATCCGCGTCAAGCTGTCCGACCTGCCGTTGATCGCGCAAAACCGCGAGCGCGCCTTCTCCTACGTGCAGATCGAAGGCGACGCTGAATTCGCCAACGCCATCTCCAGCCTGAGCAAATCGCTGCGCTGGGAAGCCGAGCACGACCTGGAAAAAGTGGTCGGCCCGATCATCGCCGTGCGCGCCGTCTCCGGCGCCAAGGCCGCGTTTGAAGCGGTTAAGGCCGGCCATCAGAAGCTGGCCGAAAACGTCGCCGAATTCCTGCTCGACGAAAAACAGGTGCTGGTGCGGCCGCACACGGTAGAAGCTTTCTCGGCCGAGGTTAACCGCCTGCGCGACGATGTCGAACGCACCGCCAAGCGCCTCGCCAAACTGGAACAGAAACTGGGATCACAATAA
- the ubiE gene encoding bifunctional demethylmenaquinone methyltransferase/2-methoxy-6-polyprenyl-1,4-benzoquinol methylase UbiE: MTNTTHFGYKTVAEEDKVREVAKVFHSVAAKYDIMNDVMSAGLHRVWKIFTIANAAVRPGFKCLDIAGGTGDLAKVFAKQAGPTGEVWLTDINESMLRVGRDRLLNRGLMTPTLLCDAEKLPFPDNYFDRVSVAFGLRNMTHKAQALKEMRRVLKPGGKLLVLEFSKVAEPLQKPYDIYSFKVLPWMGQKIAGDAESYRYLAESIRMHPDQETLKTMMEEAGLERVTYYNLTAGVAALHTGIKM, from the coding sequence ATGACCAATACCACTCACTTCGGTTACAAGACCGTCGCGGAAGAAGATAAAGTCCGCGAAGTCGCCAAGGTTTTCCATTCTGTCGCCGCCAAGTACGACATCATGAACGACGTCATGTCGGCTGGCCTGCACCGCGTCTGGAAGATTTTCACCATCGCTAACGCGGCTGTGCGTCCGGGCTTCAAATGCCTGGATATCGCCGGCGGTACCGGCGACCTGGCCAAGGTGTTCGCCAAGCAGGCCGGCCCCACCGGCGAAGTCTGGCTGACCGACATCAACGAGTCGATGCTGCGCGTTGGCCGCGACCGCCTCTTGAATCGCGGCCTGATGACCCCCACCTTATTGTGCGATGCCGAGAAACTGCCTTTCCCGGACAACTATTTCGACCGCGTCAGCGTCGCCTTCGGCCTGCGCAACATGACGCACAAAGCCCAGGCGCTGAAGGAAATGCGCCGCGTGCTGAAGCCAGGCGGCAAGCTGCTGGTGCTGGAATTCTCGAAAGTGGCCGAGCCGCTGCAAAAGCCCTACGACATCTACTCGTTCAAGGTGCTGCCGTGGATGGGCCAGAAGATCGCCGGCGATGCGGAAAGCTATCGCTACCTCGCGGAGTCGATCCGCATGCACCCGGACCAGGAAACGCTGAAAACCATGATGGAAGAAGCGGGCCTGGAACGCGTAACGTATTACAACTTGACGGCAGGTGTGGCCGCTTTACACACCGGTATCAAAATGTGA
- a CDS encoding HIT family protein — translation MACDLCKLLAAPGNALIWADDRVSVIAVDEPEYPGFTRVVWNAHVKEMTDLPSADRTHIMNVVWAVESAQRAVFAPEKINLASFGNMTPHVHWHVIPRYRDDAHFPNPTWAVAERTSPVEVLAARRALLPALRAAIVEKVKAS, via the coding sequence ATGGCCTGTGATCTGTGCAAGCTACTGGCAGCGCCGGGCAATGCGCTGATCTGGGCCGACGACCGCGTGTCGGTGATCGCGGTGGATGAGCCCGAGTATCCTGGCTTTACGCGCGTGGTATGGAATGCCCACGTCAAGGAAATGACCGATTTGCCGTCGGCAGACCGCACGCACATCATGAACGTGGTGTGGGCGGTGGAGTCGGCGCAACGGGCCGTTTTTGCGCCGGAAAAAATTAATCTGGCCAGTTTTGGTAATATGACGCCGCACGTGCATTGGCACGTTATCCCGCGTTACCGCGACGATGCGCATTTCCCTAACCCGACCTGGGCTGTGGCGGAGCGTACGTCGCCGGTGGAAGTGCTGGCCGCGCGTCGCGCGCTGTTGCCGGCATTGCGCGCCGCTATTGTTGAGAAAGTGAAAGCATCATGA
- a CDS encoding TonB-dependent receptor, whose translation MKSNKKIFGALTIGALLVATAYAGAEETDPTPLKGRDDSASVPSVTVNATRRNASLQSVPVAVSVLDGDALNNANRTSIDTIVQEVPSVTFRQQGGNKDSTIFVRGIGTISTSPGVEPTVSTVIDGVVYARPGQATLDLLDIEHIEILRGPQGTLFGKNASSGVLNVIGRKSTQETTGFVDASWYEGNEKRVRAGVSGAIQPGVVSASVTGLYADYDGNINNVHAGGGKLNGYDRKGVRARVDITPTRDLDIALIADYLRSTSSPTFTAYKSTAAAFNAGIAPVVAGAENRQVNTDIPSDIRDKNKGLSAQVDYRFNGYTLTSITAVRDWDNTQYTSTSAIGNAAEVARITAAFPATRDIGTVEFKQASQELRVASPKEQFAEYVVGAYYLHGKDREVYQRIVNNGAAINSGRADYGVKNDSYSLFGESTLNFASDWRAIAGARWTRDDLSYDHARTSTQTVAFAGVQPATQSTGSTSKDGYSGRLGLQYDIARDINTYATYSRGYKGPAYNVFFNMLSRDTLALKPETSDSFELGLKASAFDRKLTANIAIFDTKYSNYQANFYDTVAGAVVTRLINAGDVSTKGVELDLNARPTRELTLTQSLAYTDAKIDSFNCPAAAAASCNLNGQPLPFSPKWKSFTRANYALPLQNGFIVDFSADYTYQAKTQYDLFQSADAIQGAYGIVNAGIALSSPVGGWRIALVGKNLANKSYATNLVTSTGYVTRAVPRDDERYFGITARKEF comes from the coding sequence ATGAAGAGCAATAAGAAAATTTTTGGCGCGCTGACCATCGGCGCTTTGCTGGTGGCGACGGCGTATGCCGGCGCCGAGGAAACCGATCCAACGCCGCTCAAGGGCCGCGACGACAGCGCCTCCGTGCCCAGCGTGACGGTCAACGCCACGCGCCGCAACGCCTCGCTGCAATCGGTGCCGGTCGCCGTCAGCGTGCTGGATGGCGATGCGCTGAACAACGCCAACCGCACCAGCATTGACACCATCGTGCAGGAAGTGCCGAGCGTAACCTTCCGCCAGCAGGGCGGCAACAAGGACTCCACCATCTTCGTGCGTGGTATCGGTACCATCTCCACCTCGCCGGGCGTCGAGCCGACCGTGTCGACCGTGATCGACGGCGTGGTGTATGCGCGTCCGGGCCAGGCCACGCTGGATCTGCTGGACATCGAACACATTGAAATCCTGCGCGGACCGCAAGGCACGCTGTTCGGCAAGAACGCTTCGTCCGGCGTGCTGAATGTAATCGGCCGCAAATCGACGCAGGAGACCACCGGCTTTGTCGACGCTTCCTGGTACGAAGGTAATGAGAAGCGCGTGCGCGCAGGCGTCTCCGGCGCCATCCAGCCGGGCGTGGTCAGCGCTTCGGTCACCGGCCTGTATGCGGACTATGACGGCAACATCAACAACGTCCATGCGGGCGGCGGCAAGCTGAATGGCTACGACCGCAAAGGCGTGCGTGCCCGCGTCGACATCACGCCGACCAGGGATCTGGATATCGCGCTGATCGCCGACTACCTGCGCTCGACGTCGTCGCCGACCTTCACCGCCTACAAATCGACGGCGGCCGCCTTCAACGCCGGCATCGCGCCGGTGGTGGCCGGCGCAGAGAACCGCCAGGTCAACACCGACATTCCTAGCGATATCCGCGACAAGAACAAAGGCCTGTCGGCGCAAGTGGACTATCGCTTCAACGGCTACACGCTGACCTCCATTACGGCGGTGCGCGACTGGGACAATACCCAGTACACCAGCACATCGGCGATCGGCAATGCGGCTGAAGTGGCGCGCATCACGGCGGCTTTCCCGGCCACGCGCGACATCGGCACGGTGGAATTCAAACAGGCGTCGCAAGAGCTGCGCGTCGCTTCGCCGAAAGAGCAGTTTGCGGAATACGTGGTCGGCGCCTACTACCTGCACGGCAAGGACCGCGAGGTGTATCAGCGCATCGTCAACAATGGCGCCGCGATCAACTCGGGACGCGCGGATTACGGCGTGAAGAACGACAGCTACTCGCTATTCGGCGAGAGCACGCTGAACTTCGCTTCCGACTGGCGCGCCATCGCCGGCGCCCGCTGGACCCGCGATGACCTGTCCTACGACCATGCGCGCACCTCGACGCAGACCGTCGCCTTCGCCGGCGTACAACCAGCCACGCAAAGCACCGGTTCCACCAGCAAGGATGGCTACTCGGGTCGCCTCGGCCTGCAATACGACATCGCCCGCGACATTAATACCTACGCGACGTACTCGCGCGGTTACAAGGGACCAGCCTACAACGTCTTCTTCAATATGCTGAGCCGCGACACGCTGGCGCTGAAACCGGAGACTTCGGATTCGTTTGAACTGGGCCTGAAAGCCAGCGCCTTCGACCGCAAGCTGACCGCCAACATCGCCATCTTCGACACCAAGTATTCCAACTACCAGGCCAACTTCTACGACACCGTGGCCGGCGCCGTCGTCACGCGCCTGATCAATGCAGGCGATGTCTCGACCAAGGGCGTGGAGCTGGACCTGAACGCGCGTCCTACCCGCGAGCTGACGCTGACCCAGTCGCTGGCTTACACCGATGCGAAGATCGACAGCTTCAACTGCCCGGCCGCTGCGGCCGCGTCGTGCAACCTGAATGGCCAGCCGCTGCCGTTCTCGCCGAAGTGGAAGTCCTTCACCCGCGCCAACTACGCGCTGCCGCTGCAGAACGGCTTCATTGTCGACTTCTCGGCCGACTACACGTATCAGGCCAAGACGCAGTACGACTTGTTCCAGTCGGCCGATGCGATCCAGGGCGCGTATGGCATTGTCAACGCCGGCATTGCGCTGTCGTCGCCGGTGGGCGGCTGGCGCATTGCGCTGGTGGGCAAGAACCTGGCCAACAAATCGTACGCCACCAACCTGGTCACCTCGACCGGCTACGTAACCCGCGCTGTGCCGCGTGACGATGAGCGCTACTTCGGCATCACCGCCCGCAAGGAGTTCTGA
- a CDS encoding LLM class flavin-dependent oxidoreductase, whose amino-acid sequence MAKQMSIAAFMMRYGHHVAAWRHPDTDLESNPFKVFREQVRSAERACLDAVFFADSVALTGAPSLEPLTLLSALAASTENIGLIGTATTTYNEPYTVARQFASLDLLSDGRAGWNLVTSDNAAEAANFGRDQHVAHADRYARAREFHQVVTGLWNSWGPGAFVNDKRGTLPYDPAKLHTLNHRGDHFAVAGPLNVAPSPQGRPVVVQAGGSETGRDLAAGTAEVVFTAQPTLAKAQAFYRDIKDRVIAKGRSPDAVKVMPGLFAVVGRTQEEADAKFAQLQSLIEPKAGLALLGRMIGNFDLSGYPLDGPLPELPQTQDGQRSRQQLLTDLAQGENLTIRQLYERIAGGRGHFTVVGTPELVADRMQEWFAQGAADGFNFMAPALPGGLDDFLELVIPELQRRGLFRTSYAGSTLRSHLGL is encoded by the coding sequence ATGGCTAAGCAGATGAGCATCGCCGCGTTCATGATGCGTTATGGCCACCACGTCGCGGCGTGGCGGCATCCGGATACCGATCTGGAATCCAATCCATTCAAGGTGTTTCGCGAACAGGTGCGCAGCGCGGAGCGGGCCTGCCTGGATGCAGTGTTCTTCGCCGACAGCGTGGCGCTGACTGGCGCGCCGTCGCTGGAACCTTTGACGCTGTTGTCGGCACTGGCCGCATCGACCGAGAACATCGGCTTGATCGGCACCGCCACCACCACCTACAACGAGCCTTACACGGTGGCGCGGCAGTTCGCGTCGCTGGATCTTTTATCGGATGGACGCGCGGGCTGGAATCTGGTCACGTCGGACAACGCGGCGGAAGCGGCCAACTTTGGCCGCGACCAGCACGTGGCGCACGCCGACCGCTATGCGCGGGCGCGGGAATTTCATCAAGTTGTCACAGGACTGTGGAATAGTTGGGGGCCCGGTGCGTTCGTCAACGACAAACGCGGCACGCTGCCTTACGACCCGGCCAAACTGCATACGCTGAATCATCGCGGCGACCATTTCGCCGTGGCGGGGCCGCTGAATGTGGCGCCTAGTCCGCAGGGACGGCCGGTGGTGGTGCAGGCCGGCGGCTCGGAGACCGGGCGCGATCTGGCGGCGGGGACGGCGGAGGTGGTGTTCACCGCGCAGCCCACGCTGGCCAAGGCGCAGGCGTTTTACCGCGATATCAAGGACCGCGTGATCGCCAAGGGCCGCAGTCCGGACGCGGTCAAGGTCATGCCCGGATTGTTTGCGGTGGTCGGCCGCACGCAAGAAGAAGCCGATGCCAAGTTCGCGCAATTGCAGTCGCTGATCGAGCCGAAGGCCGGGCTGGCGCTGCTGGGACGGATGATCGGCAATTTCGATTTGTCCGGCTATCCGCTGGATGGCCCGCTGCCCGAGCTGCCGCAGACGCAGGACGGCCAGCGCAGCCGCCAGCAGTTGCTGACCGATCTGGCGCAGGGCGAGAACCTGACCATACGCCAGCTGTACGAACGTATCGCCGGCGGACGCGGTCACTTCACCGTGGTCGGCACGCCGGAGCTGGTGGCGGACCGCATGCAGGAATGGTTTGCGCAGGGCGCGGCCGACGGCTTTAACTTCATGGCGCCGGCGCTGCCGGGTGGATTGGATGATTTTCTGGAGCTGGTGATTCCTGAGTTGCAGCGGCGCGGCTTGTTCCGCACGTCGTACGCAGGCAGCACCTTGCGTTCGCATTTGGGTTTATAG
- a CDS encoding Tim44 domain-containing protein, with protein sequence MNLKKILIGAVIAVSAMSMLSEAIARPAGGGRSFGRQSQNVNRMPAQPAPQQAPRQAQPAPAPGTTPVAAPKPSPWKGILGGALLGLGLGALFSHFGLGGALGGAIGSIIMLALLAGVVFFIFRLIRGKSQPAAAPAAFGGNQNVYSMPPQGGSATPDIGSRLQPAAAPVPVQPAHQQWGVPGDFDQATFLRVAKSNFIRLQAAWDKGDVADIREFTTPEVFAEMKMQISERTVADYTDVVSIDAELLGIETTDTEYLASVKFTGMIKPAPDALAEPYHEVWNLAKPINGSSGWLLAGIQQLA encoded by the coding sequence ATGAACTTGAAAAAAATCCTGATCGGCGCGGTAATCGCCGTGTCCGCCATGTCGATGCTGAGCGAGGCGATCGCTCGTCCTGCCGGCGGTGGCCGTTCGTTTGGCCGCCAGTCGCAGAACGTCAACCGCATGCCTGCTCAACCTGCACCGCAGCAAGCGCCACGCCAGGCCCAGCCTGCGCCGGCGCCGGGCACGACGCCGGTGGCCGCACCAAAACCTAGCCCTTGGAAGGGCATTCTCGGCGGCGCGCTGCTGGGGCTGGGCCTGGGCGCCTTGTTCTCGCACTTCGGTCTGGGCGGCGCGCTGGGTGGCGCAATCGGCTCGATCATCATGCTGGCGCTGCTGGCGGGTGTCGTGTTCTTCATCTTCCGCCTGATTCGCGGCAAATCGCAACCGGCCGCTGCGCCGGCGGCGTTTGGCGGCAACCAGAATGTGTATTCGATGCCGCCGCAAGGTGGTTCGGCGACGCCGGATATCGGTTCGCGTCTGCAGCCAGCCGCTGCACCAGTACCAGTGCAGCCTGCGCACCAGCAGTGGGGCGTGCCGGGTGACTTCGACCAGGCGACCTTCCTGCGCGTTGCCAAGAGCAATTTCATTCGCCTGCAAGCAGCGTGGGATAAAGGCGATGTGGCCGATATCCGCGAGTTCACCACGCCGGAAGTGTTTGCCGAGATGAAGATGCAGATCAGCGAGCGCACCGTGGCCGACTACACCGATGTGGTCAGCATCGATGCCGAACTGCTGGGCATCGAGACCACCGACACCGAGTATCTGGCCAGCGTCAAGTTCACCGGCATGATCAAGCCGGCGCCGGATGCGCTGGCCGAGCCGTACCACGAGGTGTGGAACCTGGCCAAGCCGATCAACGGCTCCAGCGGTTGGCTGCTGGCTGGTATCCAGCAACTGGCGTAA
- a CDS encoding LacI family DNA-binding transcriptional regulator has translation MSEPIAPRKRRGSGRATIHDVARLAKVGSITVSRYFSEPGRVASERSARIAAAVKELGYVPNLAAGGLASSRARIVGMVIPNISGPIFANTIQTFSDTLNRHGYQLLLASSYFSAKQEESAVRAFLGWNPAALAVVGRFHNRATEKLLTTAGIPVVETWDYQPRRKPIQVGYSNNVVGEQAARYLYGKGYRRIAFVQNSLAGDLSAVDRSDGYAAVMREHGLEPIIYAPTAEAPFDAGKQAIEALVISPARRARPVEAIIFANDNLAAGALLAGQRAGLKIPQQCAIVGFGDYAFSPLLLPSLTTIRPPGREIGEIAALRILEQLGVLPSSAQDSRLNLLACELIERESA, from the coding sequence ATGAGCGAACCAATAGCACCACGAAAACGGCGAGGATCGGGTCGCGCCACCATTCACGACGTGGCCCGGCTGGCGAAGGTCGGATCGATTACCGTGTCGCGCTATTTCAGCGAACCGGGACGGGTGGCGTCCGAACGCAGCGCACGCATTGCCGCGGCGGTGAAGGAACTGGGCTACGTGCCGAACCTGGCGGCGGGCGGACTGGCGTCGTCGCGCGCGCGCATTGTCGGCATGGTGATCCCCAATATCTCCGGGCCGATTTTCGCCAACACCATCCAGACCTTCAGCGATACGCTCAACCGTCACGGCTACCAGCTGCTGCTGGCTTCCAGCTACTTCTCGGCAAAGCAGGAAGAGAGCGCGGTGCGTGCTTTCCTTGGCTGGAATCCGGCCGCGCTGGCGGTGGTGGGACGCTTTCACAACCGCGCCACCGAGAAGCTGCTGACGACGGCCGGCATTCCGGTGGTAGAGACGTGGGACTACCAGCCGCGCCGCAAGCCGATCCAGGTCGGCTACTCCAACAACGTGGTGGGCGAGCAGGCGGCGCGCTATTTGTATGGCAAAGGCTATCGCCGCATCGCTTTCGTACAGAACAGCCTTGCGGGGGACTTGAGCGCGGTGGACCGCAGCGATGGCTATGCGGCGGTGATGCGCGAGCATGGGCTGGAGCCGATCATTTACGCGCCAACGGCGGAGGCGCCGTTTGACGCCGGCAAGCAGGCCATAGAGGCGCTGGTGATTTCGCCCGCGCGCCGCGCGCGGCCGGTCGAGGCGATCATCTTCGCCAACGACAACCTGGCGGCGGGTGCCTTGCTGGCGGGGCAGCGCGCGGGGCTGAAGATTCCGCAGCAGTGCGCGATTGTCGGCTTTGGCGATTACGCTTTCTCGCCGCTGCTGCTGCCTAGCCTGACCACCATCCGTCCGCCGGGGCGGGAGATCGGCGAAATCGCTGCACTGCGCATTCTTGAACAACTGGGCGTGCTGCCCTCCTCGGCCCAGGATTCGCGTCTGAACCTGCTGGCCTGCGAATTGATAGAGCGCGAGAGCGCATAA